The window TTTTTCAGCAtctctgaattattttctgataCAAGATTTTCAGTAACATCCAATTTCAAAGTACTTTCCGAAGTTTTACTCAATTCTGCAGCTATTTTCAACTTGCGTTCATTTTCCAACTTGGCTGCCTCAGAAATAATTTCTGCTTCTGATATAGCTATTGAATTTGGCTTAATTTGTTCCAATTCTACAGGTAGTTCCAAAGTACCCTGACAAACTTCTGTTTCTGACAAAAACACACAAGACTTATTCTGTTCCGAATTCTCTTCTACAATGTCTTCAGTTATTTTAGGTGACAAGAGTAGTGGAGAATCTATTGTTTGCTCCTCAGATTCTTGTAAGAATTTTACAGCACATTCTAATTCAGAAATTTCTGAACTTTGTTGTGAGGTATCAACATTGTCTTCTGACGTATGGCAAAGAACTTCAGATTCTGCTGCATCGTCAGTATCAAACAATACCTCGTCTGGTAGATCAATTTTGACATCACATGCTCGTAGCACTGCacattcaatcaatttttcctcttcttgtTTCAATGGTAAACTTATTTCAATACCTTTGTCTACATTCagattttcttcatcttttgtTTTACATGCTCCACTTATACTTGCCATACTTTGATCGACAGATGAAATATCTTTGGGAATGGAACTGTTACTAGCTTTTAGCTCTTGTCCGTTGTCTTCTTTGAACTCATCAgcattaatattttcatcattccTTTCTTGTATATTATCTGCGAGctgtatattttcaatgtttgtTGAACTTATGATAACATCAGTTATATAATTAGCTTCATGTGATACACTTGATGTTTGACTCGAATCTTCAATGAAACATGTTTTGTTCATTTCTTCTAGCAATGATACAGATTGATCTTTTATTCCAGAAAATTCGTCTGTTTCTACTTGTTCGATTCTTAATGGATCAGAACTCACAATAGATGATGGAGATAAATTGCTATCGGGTAATATTTCCAAATTGTTGAAGTTTTCCAAGGGTTGTAGGTCATCTTTTAATACAGAATCAGCTAACTCatcaatcaaaatttcatcagcCACTGCTGTCAATTTATCCAATTCTTCAATAGGCTCACATTTTAAATCTTCGTTCACCTTCTGTTCATATTCTATTAAATCAGTAGACTGCAGGGTATCTGAAACAGATTCAGGTATCACCTTAAATACATTTCCTTCAGATTCAATACCTTGTAGATTTCTGtccaaaatttgatttgatttcgAATCTTCAATGGAGCAAGGAATACCAGTTGTgacctcaggatagctggcctTGATATGTTTTGTTGGAATTAAGTCTTCTTCAAGTTTCTGTTCgttttctaataattttgaCTCATTTTCTGAAAGTTCAGATATGCTGTCAATTGcttgtatttcttgtatgctAATTTGCGAGTCACAAATTTGATCTACTGGATGTTCTGTTAAAATTAAGTTAACTTTGGATTGTGTTTGGCTTGAGTCCTCAACTAATTCATCACTCGAAAGAGCATCCACAGATTTACTAATAATCAGTTCAGCTTCAGACTGAGTCTGAGATTTTTCACCCTGAATTTCAGGGCTGTCCAGTTTTTGAAGCGTTATGGTAGGAGATAACTCTTGACACTGTACATCGTCATCTCTTAATGAAGTTTCAGAACTATTAATTGCTTCCTGCTGTATTTGAGGAACATTCAAGTTATcactttgttctttttttgatTTAATATTTACTTTGCTCTCACATTTATTATGCTCAGGACCTAATTCTGAGCAGCCGGCAATTTCAGGCCAATCCTGCATTGTACTAGTTTCTGAGGCATTTTCCCAATCTGCAAGTGATACTACGCTCGCAATAACGATCTCACTACATGActctttaatattttcaatttctgcgATCTCTGCTTCATATTTGTCAGATGTATCTTTTATCTGTTTATTTTCTGTATCAATTGGCAATACAGCGATTGATTCAGTTTCTTCTGATTGATGAGATTCCTTATAGACTTGTTTTGTTGGAACATCATCTTGGCAAATTTTCGAACAGATAGATATGGTAGAATCCACTGTTTTTGCTTCGACAACCTGACTGATGTTGAGTGATTCGTCAGTAACCTCTGGTTGATAGGAGTCACCTTTGCAGTCAACACTCTCCAAGTTTGATATTTCAACGTTTAATTCATTAATATCTTCAGATATTTCTACTTTTGAGTCTGGTGCATTTTCCATTACTATGTCAATGATTTCAGAACCAGCTTGTGGCTCTACGTCACCTTTACTATCTTTTAAATTAGCATCAAGAAGatcagaatttttcacttctgGAGAACAATCTCTTTGTGAAATCAAGTTTTCCTCATTTATCTGTGAGATAACAGCGTCAACTTTTGCTTCgacaaaatttgttttttcagctTGACTAAATTCCTGGGATGATTGTAACTTTTGCACCTCATTTGCTTCCACAATATCACATGACGGAATTTTGATTTCTGTACAGTTTTCATCTCCTGACTGCGTTAAGTTTGTATTCGAATCTTCTATTTCCTCTGGCTTCTCCTTGTTCGAATCAACTGATATGTCATGCTCAGTTGCCGAtatgttattttttaactCTATTTGGCTTTCTTGAGTAATTGGTGATGTATTTTCCGTCAATGTTTGCTGTATTTGACCATCTTTTTCAGTTGCACATGGTTCAACCTCAACTGTTTCTCCGTCTTCTTCAATGCTTGAAGTGTTCTTGGATGTGCTACTGGGTTCATCTTCATATTCCTTTTCTTTGTTCTCTACAGATTGTATGATTGGAGCAATAccctcaaaaattttcgtatcaGCTACCActtgttttgttgttttctctTCTATTGTCTCTGGAAGTTCTTCAACTTCCAATATTTCCCTGCATTCTTCATTTGTCAAGACTGTTTTTTCAGGTGCCGTAGCATCAACACTTTGGTCATCTTCACTATGTAAATCTTGACTAACTTCTACAGGTGAAGTGGAGGTTTCAGAAAAATGTTTGACAAAATTATCAGCAGTATGTGAATGTTCTGAACTTGATAACGATGTTCCAAGACTTTGCGAACTACTCAATTCGCTATTATTATCCGATGTGGGTTCAGGGAGtatgatttctttttcaatttctgtgTGTTCAAACTTCATTTCCAATTCAACTTGTGTTGCATTTTTTGATCCAACCTCTGGATATGTCGATATGATGGTAGATGACGTCTCTGACACCTTGATTGGTTTGGGATTTTGTACAGATAAGTTTTCCATTGGCAGGACTATCTTTGCACTCGAGTCCAATGATGTGATATTAGTTTCATAAGGTTCCACTGCTTCGTCAATCAATTGAACATCTATGGGAATCTTTTCAACCCCATCTGGACTGCTACTTGTTGCTAGCTTCAGGATCTTATTCCCTGTCGGATCCTCAATTGTTTCAAGTTCAGACTCCAACGACTTATCTTCCACATATGGAGTTTCTTgcaaacgttttttttctgagtCGATCAATTCTTGTACCGACGCAGTAGTCGTTTGCAATGGATTACTCGTATCGTCAATAATACTTGAATCTGGCAATAAAGATATTTTGCAAAACTGACTACTTTTCTCTGTATTTTCCTGACTATGCACATTTGTTTCTGCTCGTTTTTCCTGTTCATTAGCATAATCATCAATAAGATTCACAATTACTTGTGATTCGATGATTTGATGTAAATCATTGTTTTTTGTGTTATCTTGTAGACCAGCCAAAATCTTATGCGTGTTACCAGGATTTTCTTTGTCGTCCAATGACTTACATTCTTGACCAATTGTAGTAAATTTTGTAGAAGTACTTGTTGGTATATCGGAGTAATCACGCAGTTCGGTTTCGTTGTGCGAAGTTTCTGTTAAAACATCTCTAGAGCTGACTTCCTGCTCAGGCTCGATAACTTGCATAGTTTTTTGTTCTTCTATAACGGATGATGGAAGACGAACATCTGTGATAGCAGGCAATTCATCTTTGTCGTCAGTTTCCTGAGAGTCTTCAGAAATGTAAGCTTCCCCAATGAGTTGTAGACTCTTAGAAATACTTCCCACATTTGTAAGTACATCTGATAGCTTTTTATCCATGGAATCATCAGAGGCTATTTTGCTCTCTAATTCAGTATTTGCAACGCAACCCTCACTTTTCACTATGGTACAGGTATCAGTCTCTGGATTTTCAACAGGCACTGCAACATTATCATCACATTCCAATGGGTCTGTATgcttgtcatttttttcatcatttaaatttatttgaatactAGGTGAAGATATCTCTGATGGCTTTGTTGCAATTTCAGGAAGAGGTGTGCTAACAATCTCCCCCACAGGGTTTACAGTTTCAATTACacaatcaaattttatactgTCGATGTCGCTAGCTTTTTGTTCCTTTATACGAGAtatgttattttgaaaatcttcgTCAAATTTGTTTATAGCATGAGTAGCGGAGCAGAGTGAAGGTGCACCTGCATTCTCAGTCTTCGGTGTGGGCTCTGCTTTTGTTTGTTCACACTCGTTACTTAGTTCATCCAAAGTTGGCGTAACATCTTCAGTTTTAGTAGTAACGTGAACATCCGTTTCGACAACAACTTTGTCTTCTAAAATGTTTTTGAACGATAAATCTTCAGCTTTTATAACATCTGGAGAGTTTTCATCGGAAGCAGACTTATTGCTAATTTTTCTATGGGCGATATTTTCTTCTGGCGGCTCATCCACTCTCAAATCTTTTATACAACTTTCTTCGATGAGGCTTGAACTTGGCTGTTCAGCTGGTGACAGTGATGTCAGTTGAGTGAAAAGTTCTTCAGTAAATTTAATATCTGAACTTTCTCCAGGGGCTTCATTAGTTGCAGCAGAGCTTGTTTCACGCTTGCAGTCAGTAATAATTTCTGAAAGAGCAGCTATTTCACTTTCCAGCGTAGACTCAACCGCTTGTTCTGTTTGCACACCTATTATATCATTGATATCCATTATACTCAGTGCTTCTGTATCGTATGTTTCAGAATCGCTGTCTATACAGTACGGGGCATAACGGACCGCTGAATCTTGTTTGGTGGTGTCAGCTGACGTTGATTCTTTATGATCATCTTTAGAGCCAAAGAGGCCCATTTTTGAATCCTCGGACATCGTTCAACTTGCAGGATAACCAAACTGCTACATTTGTTTTCCATACATGTTTTTTTGAGTATTAGGTTAGTTATtcagttttttaaattcatgtgtaaaaacctttttttttattcgatactATTTGTACGcattactaaaaaaaaatataaccacACTTTcagtttcaaataataaagTTTACGGTTTCATATTTCAGGCCCAGAGTATTTGGCAGTTTCTTGGATCCAAACATCACTTTGCCTATTCTTACGAGAATCTCTTATGcttcaacatttatttttcactcaacaatgtcaattttataaatgacCAGTGTAAACTCAGTACGAAATTTAACTGCTCATTATTTGACGCTTGACGCTTAGAGATACGTCGTTTCACTGCAATGCACTGTACGATTGTTTGCTGAACACACGCTGACAGTGGCCACTCCTAACGTGCCTACATCGTTCATGGTTGAGGCTCGTTTACAATAGACGGCAGTACGGCTTGCGTCATAAACCGATGAAACGGAACCCTGAGGAGTGAAAGAGCGTCGTACAGTAAAGCCTACAGTAATGCCAAAAAGACCGAACGGAAAACATGCTCCCACCTGTGTGGTAAGTGGGGTAACTGCAAGATCTATCGCGAAATTTATTGATGTTCGAACATTTTTAGATGCTGCTAAAGGCGTGTTGACACGGTGCTAGAAATCGGTCCGAGTTCTCGGACCGAGAAAAAGTTAACCAGAACTCGTATCGTGTATACACCAAACTCGGACGTAAATCGTGGATCGATAACGCGGATGAAAAAATGGATCGCGTCCCATTATTCATCCGCTTTCTCGATCCACGATTTACGTCCGAGTTTGCTGTATACACGATACGCGTTCTGGTAACTTTTTCTCGGTCCGAGAACTCGGACCGATTTCTAGCACCGTGCCAACACGCCTTTAGCAGCATCTAGCTAAGTTACTAAACTGCTATTTGGTTTTGCTGAGCTTATTGCTGCCCATGAATCCCATCTTATTTGTCATGTTAGGTGTCCGCAGGGCATTAGCCCTTTTCAAAGTTCCGGTTCGTAGCGTATTCCGGCGGCAAAATCAGGAAGCTGTTCAGAACTGGGGCTGGGAACAAATCCAGCAATGCTTGTTCAAATTACGCAATGTCCCAACTAAGGCTGCCGATTTACACTGGTAAATAGGTAATGATTTCGTCGTTTAATAAATCGAGTCGTGCCAATTCAAGCCCAATGCTTGCAATATGACGGTAAATTTGCAGGAGAGATATAAAATAGATCAGACTATACGTTGATTGAAGGTCTGATGAAGACAATCAGCCAAATGGAGCTCTTTAACACGCGGTGAGGGATGGGACTAGGCGCTTCAGTACCGAAATTTTCCACTGTTCCCAACCAAGTTAATATGTCACAAGAGTTAGTAGGAATATGGCACTGCTATTATCCCCGCGCCCGTCGACCTCTTTAGTCGTTTCAAAACAAATGCTAGCTGCTTTGGCAATCTTCAGTCCTCAGACCACCTTtattgccaacgtaaccgaTTCGGCCGCAAATTAGCCGTCCTCTAATTGTTATCCCTGTGTGTAAGTATCACATGAGACACTAGTTATTATTCACTCATCGTtatcaaaattgaatattgGCAAACAACGTTCTGCCTTAAATTTAAAGCGTATGAAGTGTGCAATAACATAATTCTTTAATGTTTGTgatttgttcaatttcgaCCACTACAATGGCACTTCGCTACGGTAAATATGCTCTGTATTATCCACTGTTTTTATAATGCTCAGCACAGCCGAGTACTGCTGGTCGGTAACCGACCTGCATTTACCGTCCAGGGTATcttcaaaagtaatttcaaatcGTCAGAGGGCGCTACTAAACGAGAGACACGTCAAACGGGAGTCCAGAGATAAGGGGTATAATCATAAGGGAAGAAGAATTTCCAACCTAGGATAAAGTTACAAAATTCTTCTCAAAAGTATGTTTTCAACTGATCCGTGGACCGAAGGTATGTAATCTCATCCAGTTTGGCCAAATTAGGTGTATCGGGCTCAAACATTGGTGGTAGTTCTGGCGATGTCGCAATTTCTTATCATTGCCAACTCATTTATTCAGGCTCATCT is drawn from Neodiprion fabricii isolate iyNeoFabr1 chromosome 3, iyNeoFabr1.1, whole genome shotgun sequence and contains these coding sequences:
- the LOC124179158 gene encoding uncharacterized protein LOC124179158 isoform X2 — translated: MSEDSKMGLFGSKDDHKESTSADTTKQDSAVRYAPYCIDSDSETYDTEALSIMDINDIIGVQTEQAVESTLESEIAALSEIITDCKRETSSAATNEAPGESSDIKFTEELFTQLTSLSPAEQPSSSLIEESCIKDLRVDEPPEENIAHRKISNKSASDENSPDVIKAEDLSFKNILEDKVVVETDVHVTTKTEDVTPTLDELSNECEQTKAEPTPKTENAGAPSLCSATHAINKFDEDFQNNISRIKEQKASDIDSIKFDCVIETVNPVGEIVSTPLPEIATKPSEISSPSIQINLNDEKNDKHTDPLECDDNVAVPVENPETDTCTIVKSEGCVANTELESKIASDDSMDKKLSDVLTNVGSISKSLQLIGEAYISEDSQETDDKDELPAITDVRLPSSVIEEQKTMQVIEPEQEVSSRDVLTETSHNETELRDYSDIPTSTSTKFTTIGQECKSLDDKENPGNTHKILAGLQDNTKNNDLHQIIESQVIVNLIDDYANEQEKRAETNVHSQENTEKSSQFCKISLLPDSSIIDDTSNPLQTTTASVQELIDSEKKRLQETPYVEDKSLESELETIEDPTGNKILKLATSSSPDGVEKIPIDVQLIDEAVEPYETNITSLDSSAKIVLPMENLSVQNPKPIKVSETSSTIISTYPEVGSKNATQVELEMKFEHTEIEKEIILPEPTSDNNSELSSSQSLGTSLSSSEHSHTADNFVKHFSETSTSPVEVSQDLHSEDDQSVDATAPEKTVLTNEECREILEVEELPETIEEKTTKQVVADTKIFEGIAPIIQSVENKEKEYEDEPSSTSKNTSSIEEDGETVEVEPCATEKDGQIQQTLTENTSPITQESQIELKNNISATEHDISVDSNKEKPEEIEDSNTNLTQSGDENCTEIKIPSCDIVEANEVQKLQSSQEFSQAEKTNFVEAKVDAVISQINEENLISQRDCSPEVKNSDLLDANLKDSKGDVEPQAGSEIIDIVMENAPDSKVEISEDINELNVEISNLESVDCKGDSYQPEVTDESLNISQVVEAKTVDSTISICSKICQDDVPTKQVYKESHQSEETESIAVLPIDTENKQIKDTSDKYEAEIAEIENIKESCSEIVIASVVSLADWENASETSTMQDWPEIAGCSELGPEHNKCESKVNIKSKKEQSDNLNVPQIQQEAINSSETSLRDDDVQCQELSPTITLQKLDSPEIQGEKSQTQSEAELIISKSVDALSSDELVEDSSQTQSKVNLILTEHPVDQICDSQISIQEIQAIDSISELSENESKLLENEQKLEEDLIPTKHIKASYPEVTTGIPCSIEDSKSNQILDRNLQGIESEGNVFKVIPESVSDTLQSTDLIEYEQKVNEDLKCEPIEELDKLTAVADEILIDELADSVLKDDLQPLENFNNLEILPDSNLSPSSIVSSDPLRIEQVETDEFSGIKDQSVSLLEEMNKTCFIEDSSQTSSVSHEANYITDVIISSTNIENIQLADNIQERNDENINADEFKEDNGQELKASNSSIPKDISSVDQSMASISGACKTKDEENLNVDKGIEISLPLKQEEEKLIECAVLRACDVKIDLPDEVLFDTDDAAESEVLCHTSEDNVDTSQQSSEISELECAVKFLQESEEQTIDSPLLLSPKITEDIVEENSEQNKSCVFLSETEVCQGTLELPVELEQIKPNSIAISEAEIISEAAKLENERKLKIAAELSKTSESTLKLDVTENLVSENNSEMLKNLLTVAETPSWSDRSGESLASTSEKFADCQILELPENNIRRSEKMPKISILEERLKVPPKIEIPSNEITPRILDTPTTPKTSLLIQRDSKVDSKSMYQKMLESPIGGDKNEPRIADTPRKDSEKHDFENVGSPRIILKIAKSAIADCSEPRSPKSPKIRSAANSPNPEDSPGQKLGKIKLKLSKGGHPSIISNDNYDESTQRHTDAMLSPSHIGMKIKLSKSGDASIIQPDKYDLTDEVKESKHKFDEVLPKRIESSLGMKIKLSKTGGPSIVQHESKELTPKRNKEKIDSGQDVPKRTDSPIGMKIKLSKSGDASIVQPEKQEVSDECVYRDKCETQTEIPKRTESPIGMKIKLSKSGDASIISTESCEESKDSSSKSRDKLSSNQDHPKRTDSPLGMKFKLSKSGGASIIQPEKSETAEEFKEARDEIENIAAITRRVESPIGMKIKLSKTGDASIIHPDKQESDENKELIATKYREKSEVQEIQKRTDSPIGMRIKVTKSGEATVMPLEIPQEYQESSLPDAEIYETAYEVTKPNESPIGMKIKLSKSGDASIIHPEKQEFLNEPKDNVAGRVHPSICQEGSKSLESPLGMKIKLSKTGDASIIHSEVSPESKEAHLKRAEKYHTSLEGPKRTESPLGMKIKLSKTGDASIIEPDKKEKTAMKQKEKLSNIHEVSQKRKEMEFPIEMKIKLSKTGHPTIIANEKQDSFGEMPSKSQDHSESIPGTHYKRTEPTSPTKDSQMRIFKTGHSSIIHGNRSELTIEPIQMLHKKVDNVMEVPSKCQDVTISSVDVKKSKLEAKLSHRLPEVTIQPVMSGEQKQMMLDKKTSAISRQQMSVINQEISITHVSSPKPTDLSMSGKLKEILRKSAASSPPNSDCEIIEHRPELIIVNENSNSSQDVMIIEEVKVAAQEVKVPRKRGRPKRSTLPPGQPLMRQIIPQDPLALDNMPHPLGIDHRESDRPKRTCRSQKSYAPPKRGRGRGRGKRKMDRIDCAIGKIPRLEDPLTEIERSTMSLIDPFQQRVIPAVMAQTSELYRALKQSPTDRKRLLSETIVKQGFSEPQKKLRLQTEAVKQLSAVLPLEPIPQARMMVQSNVNTSDSTAVMISEILQRSETITAELNTDQLIEGPKSAIHESKNIIVDMTTTEHQNWLTPSIKLPETSSKSEAISIVQVMDEETRMSAESNSRSQTPARNISIPVVETVINEESQGSVLSTATTESEKVKVKNRRMEINFDPDEGPFTVDKIAEYEWPLDKKGETFMIQEQISQYLGVKSFKRKYPDLKRRMVEMEERNYLRENCLVSEAMCDMGLTAICSTEVLDVMCSDFPDQYEEYRKHMREKQAKEHSKKQKELTAAANAERNRIDLAEMAVQSALSWNVNFNKARKESRKYSLDLQSFTIHVPKKQQKVDTERKVSNYPVALIPGQYTDYYREYTPAELRYYPLNTVLYGPMKPNERKFDSQSEGSQSDSDSDSSSDDSSSSSSEGTQDTEESQSTIDEVDMELGAHKEDNKNLKCKMCLKHLNKHGKAEVLIQCGTCNGNVHPSCIDLTLDMVPHIQGYSWQCTDCKTCDQCHNPADEDKMLFCDMCDRGYHIYCVGLRRVPQGRWHCRECAVCASCGLRTPGGANSDRNSVAQWQHEYKKGERNTRVYVSTLCVPCSKMRGNQVWNN
- the LOC124179158 gene encoding uncharacterized protein LOC124179158 isoform X3, with amino-acid sequence MSEDSKMGLFGSKDDHKESTSADTTKQDSAVRYAPYCIDSDSETYDTEALSIMDINDIIGVQTEQAVESTLESEIAALSEIITDCKRETSSAATNEAPGESSDIKFTEELFTQLTSLSPAEQPSSSLIEESCIKDLRVDEPPEENIAHRKISNKSASDENSPDVIKAEDLSFKNILEDKVVVETDVHVTTKTEDVTPTLDELSNECEQTKAEPTPKTENAGAPSLCSATHAINKFDEDFQNNISRIKEQKASDIDSIKFDCVIETVNPVGEIVSTPLPEIATKPSEISSPSIQINLNDEKNDKHTDPLECDDNVAVPVENPETDTCTIVKSEGCVANTELESKIASDDSMDKKLSDVLTNVGSISKSLQLIGEAYISEDSQETDDKDELPAITDVRLPSSVIEEQKTMQVIEPEQEVSSRDVLTETSHNETELRDYSDIPTSTSTKFTTIGQECKSLDDKENPGNTHKILAGLQDNTKNNDLHQIIESQVIVNLIDDYANEQEKRAETNVHSQENTEKSSQFCKISLLPDSSIIDDTSNPLQTTTASVQELIDSEKKRLQETPYVEDKSLESELETIEDPTGNKILKLATSSSPDGVEKIPIDVQLIDEAVEPYETNITSLDSSAKIVLPMENLSVQNPKPIKVSETSSTIISTYPEVGSKNATQVELEMKFEHTEIEKEIILPEPTSDNNSELSSSQSLGTSLSSSEHSHTADNFVKHFSETSTSPVEVSQDLHSEDDQSVDATAPEKTVLTNEECREILEVEELPETIEEKTTKQVVADTKIFEGIAPIIQSVENKEKEYEDEPSSTSKNTSSIEEDGETVEVEPCATEKDGQIQQTLTENTSPITQESQIELKNNISATEHDISVDSNKEKPEEIEDSNTNLTQSGDENCTEIKIPSCDIVEANEVQKLQSSQEFSQAEKTNFVEAKVDAVISQINEENLISQRDCSPEVKNSDLLDANLKDSKGDVEPQAGSEIIDIVMENAPDSKVEISEDINELNVEISNLESVDCKGDSYQPEVTDESLNISQVVEAKTVDSTISICSKICQDDVPTKQVYKESHQSEETESIAVLPIDTENKQIKDTSDKYEAEIAEIENIKESCSEIVIASVVSLADWENASETSTMQDWPEIAGCSELGPEHNKCESKVNIKSKKEQSDNLNVPQIQQEAINSSETSLRDDDVQCQELSPTITLQKLDSPEIQGEKSQTQSEAELIISKSVDALSSDELVEDSSQTQSKVNLILTEHPVDQICDSQISIQEIQAIDSISELSENESKLLENEQKLEEDLIPTKHIKASYPEVTTGIPCSIEDSKSNQILDRNLQGIESEGNVFKVIPESVSDTLQSTDLIEYEQKVNEDLKCEPIEELDKLTAVADEILIDELADSVLKDDLQPLENFNNLEILPDSNLSPSSIVSSDPLRIEQVETDEFSGIKDQSVSLLEEMNKTCFIEDSSQTSSVSHEANYITDVIISSTNIENIQLADNIQERNDENINADEFKEDNGQELKASNSSIPKDISSVDQSMASISGACKTKDEENLNVDKGIEISLPLKQEEEKLIECAVLRACDVKIDLPDEVLFDTDDAAESEVLCHTSEDNVDTSQQSSEISELECAVKFLQESEEQTIDSPLLLSPKITEDIVEENSEQNKSCVFLSETEVCQGTLELPVELEQIKPNSIAISEAEIISEAAKLENERKLKIAAELSKTSESTLKLDVTENLVSENNSEMLKNLLTVAETPSWSDRSGESLASTSEKFADCQILELPENNIRRSEKMPKISILEERLKVPPKIEIPSNEITPRILDTPTTPKTSLLIQRDSKVDSKSMYQKMLESPIGGDKNEPRIADTPRKDSEKHDFENVGSPRIILKIAKSAIADCSEPRSPKSPKIRSAANSPNPEDSPGQKLGKIKLKLSKGGHPSIISNDNYDESTQRHTDAMLSPSHIGMKIKLSKSGDASIIQPDKYDLTDEVKESKHKFDEVLPKRIESSLGMKIKLSKTGGPSIVQHESKELTPKRNKEKIDSGQDVPKRTDSPIGMKIKLSKSGDASIVQPEKQEVSDECVYRDKCETQTEIPKRTESPIGMKIKLSKSGDASIISTESCEESKDSSSKSRDKLSSNQDHPKRTDSPLGMKFKLSKSGGASIIQPEKSETAEEFKEARDEIENIAAITRRVESPIGMKIKLSKTGDASIIHPDKQESDENKELIATKYREKSEVQEIQKRTDSPIGMRIKVTKSGEATVMPLEIPQEYQESSLPDAEIYETAYEVTKPNESPIGMKIKLSKSGDASIIHPEKQEFLNEPKDNVAGRVHPSICQEGSKSLESPLGMKIKLSKTGDASIIHSEVSPESKEAHLKRAEKYHTSLEGPKRTESPLGMKIKLSKTGDASIIEPDKKEKTAMKQKEKLSNIHEVSQKRKEMEFPIEMKIKLSKTGHPTIIANEKQDSFGEMPSKSQDHSESIPGTHYKRTEPTSPTKDSQMRIFKTGHSSIIHGNRSELTIEPIQMLHKKVDNVMEVPSKCQDVTISSVDVKKSKLEAKLSHRLPEVTIQPVMSGEQKQMMLDKKTSAISRQQMSVINQEISITHVSSPKPTDLSMSGKLKEILRKSAASSPPNSDCEIIEHRPELIIVNENSNSSQDVMIIEEVKVAAQEVKVPRKRGRPKRSTLPPGQPLMRQIIPQDPLALDNMPHPLGIDHRESDRPKRTCRSQKSYAPPKRGRGRGRGKRKMDRIDCAIGKIPRLEDPLTEIERSTMSLIDPFQQRVIPAVMAQTSELYRALKQSPTDRKRLLSETIVKQGFSEPQKKLRLQTEAVKQLSAVLPLEPIPQARMMVQSNVNTSDSTAVMISEILQRSETITAELNTDQLIEGPKSAIHESKNIIVDMTTTEHQNWLTPSIKLPETSSKSEAISIVQVMDEETRMSAESNSRSQTPARNISIPVVETVINEESQGSVLSTATTESEKVKVKNRRMEINFDPDEGPFTVDKIAEYEWPLDKKGETFMIQEQISQYLGVKSFKRKYPDLKRRMVEMEERNYLRENCLVSEAMCDMGLTAICSTEVLDVMCSDFPDQYEEYRKHMREKQAKEHSKKQKELTAAANAERNRIDLAEMAVQSALSWNVNFNKARKESRKYSLDLQSFTIHVPKKQQKVDTERKVSNYPVALIPGQYTDYYREYTPAELRYYPLNTVLYGPMKPNERKFDSQSEGSQSDSDSDSSSDDSRCVKN